The Candidatus Desulfatibia profunda genome contains a region encoding:
- a CDS encoding polysaccharide biosynthesis protein, with translation MKFRLFYKNFFIVLGIDFLLLTASFYGAHLVRFEFEIPPNTCLSIKWVLPLLVTLKIFIFHFFDLYRGMWRYTSLADLFNIIKASTLSTLIIITVILFKTRFQGFSRSVFVIDWCLTILFISAFRLSVRVYFEHLSKEQLWKAVSLSFFGLLSKKRSGRKNLLIIGAGDCGEKIYREIRDNARLLYNVVGFLDDNSTKIGKKIHGIPVLSSISDIREVAKQIKADEALIAIPSASASQMRKIIEYCKGSDIDFKTIPSMGELINGKLTINAIREVAYRDLLGRELIKLDEEQIGSYLKGQNVMVTGAGGSIGSELCRQICRFHPQRIILFERAESPLYEIELELKQNFSDINIVPLLADVQDKQQIKKAFENYRPQTVFHAAAYKHVPMLEMQPWKVVKNNIWGTANLVEIANKFSVERFVFVSTDKAVRPANVMGASKRVAEMLIQSQNGCGLSQSRFMIVRFGNVVGSVGSVVPLFKKQIAKGGPVTVTHPEVTRYFMTIPESCQLILQAAAMGSGGEIFVLKMGTPIKIDDMARDLIRLSGFEPDVDIKIEYIGLRPGEKLNEELIIEGEGILPTSHEKIMVLKGLECDLQLLNGNINELTMLAEEQNQEKIKAKLQEIVPEYIPANHGA, from the coding sequence ATGAAATTTAGGCTTTTTTATAAAAACTTTTTCATTGTTTTGGGGATAGACTTTCTTCTTTTGACGGCATCCTTTTATGGTGCCCACTTAGTGCGCTTTGAGTTTGAGATACCACCCAATACCTGCCTTTCCATCAAATGGGTCCTCCCTTTACTCGTAACTCTTAAGATTTTCATTTTTCATTTTTTTGACCTTTATCGGGGTATGTGGCGTTACACCAGCCTTGCCGATCTTTTTAATATTATCAAGGCATCGACTTTAAGCACCCTTATTATCATAACCGTAATTCTTTTCAAAACCAGGTTCCAAGGGTTTTCTCGTTCTGTTTTTGTTATAGACTGGTGCTTAACGATTCTCTTTATCTCTGCATTTCGATTAAGTGTCCGCGTATATTTTGAACATTTGAGCAAAGAGCAACTCTGGAAAGCTGTGTCATTATCATTTTTTGGACTTTTGTCCAAAAAACGTTCTGGCAGAAAGAATTTGCTGATTATTGGTGCCGGAGATTGTGGGGAAAAGATATACAGGGAAATCCGTGATAATGCCAGACTGCTGTATAATGTCGTCGGATTCCTTGATGATAATTCCACCAAAATCGGCAAGAAAATTCACGGCATTCCCGTATTGAGTAGCATTAGTGATATCCGCGAGGTTGCAAAACAAATAAAAGCTGATGAGGCTCTGATTGCGATTCCATCGGCAAGCGCCAGTCAGATGCGTAAAATAATTGAGTATTGTAAAGGATCCGATATTGATTTCAAGACCATACCCAGTATGGGCGAGCTCATCAACGGCAAGCTGACCATCAATGCCATCCGAGAAGTTGCCTACCGGGACCTTTTGGGCCGAGAATTGATAAAGCTGGATGAGGAACAAATTGGGTCATATCTTAAGGGACAAAACGTCATGGTAACCGGTGCCGGCGGTTCCATCGGATCCGAACTTTGCAGGCAGATTTGCCGTTTTCATCCTCAGCGCATCATACTTTTCGAAAGGGCGGAAAGCCCATTGTACGAGATTGAACTGGAGCTTAAACAGAATTTTAGCGATATAAACATTGTTCCGCTTCTGGCGGATGTCCAGGATAAACAGCAGATTAAAAAGGCTTTTGAAAATTATCGTCCCCAAACTGTATTCCATGCTGCGGCTTACAAACATGTGCCCATGCTGGAGATGCAGCCCTGGAAGGTGGTAAAAAATAATATTTGGGGAACAGCAAACTTAGTTGAAATTGCAAATAAATTTAGCGTTGAACGCTTTGTTTTCGTGTCCACCGACAAAGCCGTGCGACCGGCGAATGTCATGGGTGCTTCCAAACGAGTGGCTGAAATGCTTATTCAGAGCCAGAATGGCTGCGGGCTTTCACAGAGCCGGTTTATGATTGTTCGTTTCGGCAATGTGGTAGGGAGCGTCGGCAGCGTGGTGCCGCTTTTTAAGAAGCAGATCGCGAAGGGCGGCCCGGTCACCGTCACCCATCCTGAAGTAACACGCTATTTCATGACCATCCCGGAGTCCTGTCAACTTATTCTTCAGGCCGCTGCCATGGGAAGTGGTGGTGAAATTTTTGTTTTAAAAATGGGAACACCGATAAAAATTGACGACATGGCCCGAGACCTTATCCGACTTTCCGGATTTGAACCGGATGTGGACATTAAAATTGAATATATCGGTCTCAGACCCGGTGAAAAGCTTAATGAAGAGTTGATTATCGAAGGCGAAGGTATTCTTCCAACCAGCCACGAAAAGATCATGGTGTTAAAAGGCTTGGAGTGCGACCTGCAGCTATTGAACGGTAATATCAACGAACTGACTATGCTCGCTGAGGAACAGAACCAAGAGAAGATTAAAGCCAAGCTTCAGGAGATCGTACCGGAATATATACCGGCCAATCATGGAGCGTAG
- a CDS encoding exodeoxyribonuclease VII large subunit, with amino-acid sequence MIANSIERRIYTVSKLTADIKILLEDKFQLIWIAGEISNFRIPVSGHFYFTLKDENAQISAVMFRAQNRNLKFDPEDGMSVTGLGRISVYEPRGTYQLILEYIEPAGAGAIQVAFEQLKARLAHEGFFDEKHKKSLPFLPRKISIVTSPTGAVVHDILKVLNRRFSNLHIEIVPTKVQGDGAEKEIASALKLLNERSDTDVIILARGGGSLEDLHAFNSEDVARAIFSSTIPIISAVGHETDFSIADFVADLRAPTPSAAAEMVVPQKHDLKRRCGELSMRLITRFTRYIENLQIDIKGLTQRLIDPKKKIEDLRLRNDDLTARLLKSFTNNLSQRRERLIWRVESLLKNSPFLQVHKLNEKIELINDNLLIYIRIVLDNKRFLFKELAARLLGLSPSAILDRGYSITRTFPEGVVVRDPNAVTIGQELEVIVAKGSIFCNVKGKY; translated from the coding sequence ATGATTGCAAATAGCATTGAGCGTCGTATCTACACCGTTTCCAAGCTAACCGCTGACATTAAAATTCTGCTCGAGGACAAATTCCAGCTTATCTGGATTGCCGGAGAAATTTCCAACTTCAGGATTCCGGTTTCAGGACATTTTTATTTTACGCTAAAAGATGAAAATGCCCAGATAAGTGCCGTTATGTTTCGCGCTCAGAATCGCAATCTAAAATTTGATCCCGAAGATGGCATGAGCGTCACAGGATTGGGCAGGATCAGTGTTTATGAACCACGAGGTACCTATCAGTTAATATTGGAATATATCGAACCCGCAGGAGCCGGTGCCATCCAGGTTGCCTTTGAACAGCTCAAAGCACGGCTTGCACACGAAGGGTTTTTTGACGAAAAACACAAAAAATCCCTACCCTTTCTGCCAAGAAAAATCAGCATCGTCACATCTCCAACAGGTGCGGTAGTCCATGATATTTTAAAAGTACTAAACAGGCGGTTTTCAAACCTTCATATTGAGATCGTACCGACCAAGGTTCAGGGCGACGGCGCCGAAAAAGAAATTGCATCCGCCCTTAAACTGCTGAATGAACGCAGCGACACGGATGTTATCATCCTGGCCAGAGGCGGCGGCTCCCTGGAGGATCTGCATGCATTTAATTCGGAAGATGTAGCCAGGGCTATATTTTCTTCAACGATTCCGATAATTTCTGCCGTAGGCCATGAAACCGACTTCAGTATCGCTGATTTTGTGGCCGATCTAAGGGCTCCCACACCTTCGGCGGCCGCTGAAATGGTCGTGCCTCAAAAACATGATCTTAAACGTAGATGCGGCGAGCTATCAATGCGTTTAATCACTCGATTTACAAGATATATTGAAAATCTTCAAATTGATATAAAGGGTTTAACACAAAGGTTAATCGATCCCAAAAAGAAAATTGAAGATTTAAGACTTCGAAATGATGATCTTACTGCTCGACTCTTAAAATCATTTACCAACAATCTGTCACAAAGACGGGAGCGTCTAATTTGGAGAGTGGAAAGTCTCCTAAAAAACAGTCCCTTCCTACAGGTCCACAAACTTAATGAAAAAATTGAACTTATAAATGATAATCTATTAATATATATAAGAATAGTATTAGATAATAAACGATTTTTGTTTAAAGAACTGGCAGCAAGGCTGCTCGGCTTGAGCCCTTCTGCAATTCTGGATCGCGGTTACAGCATCACCCGAACTTTTCCGGAAGGAGTTGTTGTCAGAGATCCGAATGCAGTTACCATCGGTCAGGAGCTCGAAGTGATAGTGGCCAAGGGTTCTATATTTTGCAATGTTAAAGGGAAATATTAA
- a CDS encoding TlyA family RNA methyltransferase, whose amino-acid sequence MRLLLKFNKLNSKKKIRLDLFLTEKGLVKSRQRAQALIMAGKILVNNQVMDKPGALISREDDIVLKGEDFPYVSRGGLKLEKALQTLGFDITGFVCLDVGASTGGFTDCLLRHGASRVFAVDVGYGQLAWKLRQDSRVVAIERTNIRHMPVELLPQPVDLVTIDVSFISLKIVVPAVMKFMKKSAVILALIKPQFEVGKGNVGKGGVVRDPSQHAEVIKDLLFFFTKQGLLCQALIPSPIAGPKGNKEFIIHLKFNGSEN is encoded by the coding sequence ATGCGCTTGCTATTGAAGTTCAACAAATTGAATTCAAAAAAGAAAATCAGACTCGATCTATTTCTAACGGAAAAAGGGCTGGTAAAAAGCCGGCAACGGGCTCAGGCCTTAATCATGGCCGGAAAAATTCTGGTAAACAACCAGGTCATGGATAAGCCCGGTGCGCTGATTTCCAGAGAGGACGATATCGTTTTAAAAGGAGAAGATTTCCCTTATGTCAGCCGGGGCGGACTTAAACTTGAAAAAGCCCTGCAGACACTCGGATTCGATATAACCGGCTTTGTCTGTCTTGATGTGGGTGCTTCCACTGGCGGATTTACGGACTGTTTGCTGCGGCATGGGGCCAGCCGTGTTTTTGCCGTGGATGTCGGCTATGGGCAGCTGGCATGGAAATTGCGGCAAGATTCACGTGTAGTTGCCATCGAACGTACAAATATACGTCATATGCCTGTTGAACTCCTGCCACAGCCTGTCGACCTCGTAACCATAGATGTATCCTTTATTTCCCTTAAAATTGTTGTTCCCGCAGTCATGAAATTTATGAAAAAGAGTGCGGTCATTCTGGCCTTGATAAAACCCCAGTTCGAAGTTGGGAAAGGCAATGTCGGCAAGGGGGGGGTAGTACGTGATCCATCACAACATGCTGAAGTCATAAAAGATCTTTTGTTTTTTTTTACCAAACAAGGCTTGTTGTGCCAAGCACTCATCCCTTCTCCCATAGCTGGCCCCAAAGGGAACAAGGAATTCATCATCCATCTGAAATTTAATGGTTCGGAAAACTAA
- a CDS encoding phosphoglucosamine mutase, which yields MGKLFGTDGIRGVANQYPMTPEMALNIGRAVAVFFKRNGIRSKIVIGKDTRISGDMLENALVSGICSTGVDAYLAGILPTPAVAVLTAMIGADAGIVISASHNPFYDNGIKIFNSDGYKLSDRTETEIEQLILSDKTVASGKHVRETGRVFKIEDAANRYENFLIDAMPPSCSFKGLNIIVDCANGATYQVAPAVLKKLGAEVETLFANPDGKNINENCGSQHPEVLMKTLVDRRAHIGLAFDGDGDRLIAVDENGAVIIGDQILAICAKYLKQKGLLKNDLVISTVMSNLGLGLALANMAIIHKMTDVGDRHVMEEMVASEAVLGGEDSGHTIFLDRHTTGDGLFTALRLIEVMHAESKPLSELCKIMAVFPQVLKNVNVQRKPDIGSIPEIKNAIKTVEERLGSKGRVLVRYSGTQPKCRIMVEGPTLEETEQYCNQLADIIKDKLG from the coding sequence ATGGGGAAATTATTCGGTACCGACGGGATAAGGGGGGTGGCCAATCAATATCCGATGACCCCGGAGATGGCCCTTAACATCGGAAGGGCCGTGGCTGTATTTTTTAAAAGAAATGGAATCCGCTCAAAGATTGTTATTGGAAAGGACACGCGTATTTCAGGAGATATGCTGGAAAATGCTCTGGTCTCAGGGATCTGTTCAACAGGAGTTGATGCATACCTTGCAGGAATATTGCCAACTCCAGCAGTCGCTGTTTTGACGGCTATGATAGGTGCCGATGCCGGCATCGTTATCTCTGCCTCACACAACCCCTTTTATGACAACGGCATCAAAATTTTCAACAGCGACGGCTATAAGCTTTCGGATCGTACCGAAACGGAAATTGAACAGCTTATATTGTCAGATAAAACAGTGGCATCAGGAAAACATGTCCGTGAGACCGGCCGTGTTTTTAAAATCGAAGATGCTGCAAATCGATACGAAAACTTTTTAATTGACGCAATGCCGCCAAGCTGTTCCTTTAAAGGACTAAACATCATTGTAGACTGTGCAAATGGAGCAACGTATCAGGTAGCACCTGCAGTGCTTAAAAAGCTTGGCGCAGAAGTTGAAACGCTCTTTGCAAATCCGGACGGTAAAAATATCAATGAGAACTGCGGATCTCAGCATCCTGAAGTTCTGATGAAAACGCTCGTTGATAGAAGGGCTCACATCGGCCTGGCATTTGACGGTGATGGTGACCGGCTGATTGCCGTGGATGAAAACGGCGCGGTTATCATCGGAGATCAGATATTGGCGATTTGTGCAAAGTACCTGAAACAAAAAGGACTTCTTAAAAACGATCTAGTGATCAGCACAGTCATGAGTAACCTGGGGCTTGGTCTGGCCTTGGCAAATATGGCTATAATCCATAAGATGACAGACGTTGGGGATCGTCATGTTATGGAGGAGATGGTTGCATCCGAGGCTGTTTTGGGGGGCGAAGATTCAGGACACACGATCTTTTTGGATCGTCACACCACTGGAGACGGCCTTTTTACCGCTTTAAGGCTTATTGAAGTTATGCATGCGGAATCAAAACCCCTGTCAGAACTTTGCAAGATTATGGCAGTATTCCCCCAGGTTCTTAAAAACGTAAACGTTCAACGCAAACCTGATATCGGGTCCATTCCTGAAATCAAAAATGCAATAAAAACAGTCGAAGAAAGGTTAGGGTCCAAGGGAAGGGTGCTGGTAAGGTATTCCGGTACGCAGCCTAAATGCCGCATCATGGTTGAAGGTCCTACACTGGAAGAAACCGAACAATATTGCAATCAACTAGCTGATATTATAAAAGACAAACTTGGCTGA
- a CDS encoding Bax inhibitor-1/YccA family protein: MQTIPAQRTQVQIQVNTFIRSVYNWMAIGLGLTGLVAFYVSNSEAMLRLIFGNQIIFFGLIIGELALVFSISSRVHKMQATTATSLFVLYAALNGATLSAIFLVYTKASITSTFFVCAATFVACSVYGMVTKRDLTSMGQFMFMGLIGIVIASVVNLFVRSSGVSLIVSYIGVIVFVGLTAYDTQKLRTMALTQPDGLDGATLRKGAILGALTLYLDFINLFLMLLRIMGNRE, translated from the coding sequence ATGCAGACAATTCCTGCACAAAGGACGCAAGTTCAAATTCAGGTCAACACATTTATCCGCAGTGTTTACAACTGGATGGCCATCGGCCTTGGGCTCACAGGTCTGGTAGCTTTTTATGTTTCAAACAGCGAAGCCATGCTGAGATTGATATTTGGAAACCAGATTATTTTTTTCGGCCTGATTATTGGTGAACTCGCCCTTGTTTTCAGCATCAGCTCCAGGGTCCATAAAATGCAGGCTACTACCGCCACCTCTTTGTTTGTACTCTACGCAGCTTTGAACGGTGCTACTTTATCAGCGATATTTCTTGTATATACGAAAGCTTCTATCACTTCAACATTTTTTGTCTGTGCTGCAACCTTTGTTGCTTGCAGTGTTTACGGCATGGTCACCAAGCGTGACCTGACCTCGATGGGTCAGTTCATGTTTATGGGACTTATCGGGATTGTCATCGCTTCAGTTGTTAACCTTTTTGTTCGAAGTTCCGGAGTCAGTCTGATCGTCAGCTATATCGGTGTTATCGTTTTTGTGGGTCTGACTGCATATGACACTCAGAAGCTAAGAACCATGGCACTTACGCAGCCTGACGGACTTGATGGTGCAACCCTGCGAAAAGGTGCCATTTTGGGTGCCCTGACGCTGTATCTTGATTTTATCAACCTGTTCTTGATGCTGCTCAGGATTATGGGCAACAGAGAATAA
- the xseB gene encoding exodeoxyribonuclease VII small subunit: protein MTKQPFEKSLKKLEQIVQELESGDLPLEKAIDKFEEGVKLSKICSRILDETEKRITILMQDAEGNTFEKPFMSENDKKDE, encoded by the coding sequence ATGACCAAACAACCATTTGAAAAATCATTGAAAAAGCTTGAACAGATCGTCCAGGAGCTTGAATCCGGAGATTTGCCCCTTGAGAAGGCTATCGACAAGTTTGAAGAAGGTGTTAAACTTTCCAAGATCTGTTCCCGTATCCTCGATGAAACCGAAAAGAGGATAACGATTCTGATGCAGGATGCGGAGGGAAACACATTCGAAAAACCTTTTATGTCGGAAAATGACAAGAAAGATGAATAG
- a CDS encoding 1-deoxy-D-xylulose-5-phosphate synthase, protein MSLLEKINSPADLKRLSRSELPILAQEIRQIIVEVVSKNGGHLASSLGAVELAIAVHYVFEAPHDKIIWDVGHQSYAHKLLTGRRQRFHTLRQFEGISGFTRMSESPYDAFSTGHSSTSISAGLGVACAKRLKNDSAKVIAVIGDGSMTAGLAYEGLNQAGDINKNIIVILNDNDMSIAPNVGAISSLLSRTFSAKYLQDFKKEFGEFLKSLPRFGDDIYQFAKRSKESFKTFITPGMLFEAFNFEYFGPINGHNLSHLIDILNNIKELDEPVLLHVTTKKGKGYLPAEKNPIYYHGVGCFDIETGECKSGTNSIPTYTEVFGETILKIAKNDDRIVAVTAAMPEGTGLVKFAEAYPDRFFDVGIAEQHGVTFAAGLASEGLKPVVAIYSTFLQRAYDQILHDVCIEALPVVFAVDRGGIVGEDGATHNGVFDLSYLRCLPNMVVMAPKDENELVRMLFTALNHNGPVAVRYPRGVAEGVKMEPQEVPLPIGKAEILTKGDDVLILAIGRSVREALSAHSTLLEEGISATVVNCRFVKPLDADLIGALARDIPRIITVEENVRQGGFGSAVLECLSDQAITGFLLECIGIPDVFVEHGPQNLLRSKYGIDSTAIINAAKKLMK, encoded by the coding sequence TTGAGCCTTCTGGAAAAGATTAATTCTCCCGCAGATTTAAAACGCCTGTCGCGGTCGGAGCTTCCGATATTAGCCCAAGAGATTCGCCAGATTATTGTAGAGGTGGTATCTAAAAACGGCGGTCATCTGGCATCGAGCCTGGGGGCTGTCGAACTGGCGATTGCCGTCCACTATGTCTTTGAGGCTCCTCACGATAAAATTATCTGGGATGTCGGTCACCAGTCCTACGCTCATAAACTTCTTACAGGACGCAGGCAGCGATTTCATACACTTCGCCAATTCGAGGGAATCAGCGGGTTTACCCGTATGAGTGAAAGCCCTTATGATGCATTTTCAACCGGTCACAGCAGCACTTCTATTTCCGCAGGGCTTGGAGTTGCCTGCGCCAAGCGTTTGAAAAACGACAGTGCCAAGGTTATCGCCGTCATTGGGGATGGTTCCATGACGGCCGGTTTGGCCTATGAAGGTTTAAACCAGGCCGGTGACATTAACAAGAATATTATCGTCATTCTCAATGACAACGACATGTCCATAGCCCCCAATGTGGGTGCCATATCCTCTTTGTTAAGCCGCACTTTTTCCGCAAAATATTTGCAGGATTTTAAAAAAGAATTCGGTGAATTTCTTAAATCGTTACCCAGATTCGGAGACGATATCTACCAGTTTGCCAAGCGTTCCAAAGAGTCCTTTAAAACGTTTATAACTCCGGGGATGCTGTTTGAAGCCTTTAATTTTGAATATTTTGGTCCCATCAACGGGCATAATTTAAGCCATCTTATAGATATATTGAATAATATCAAAGAACTTGACGAGCCGGTTCTGCTCCATGTTACAACGAAAAAGGGCAAAGGGTACCTGCCTGCAGAAAAAAATCCTATCTATTATCATGGTGTTGGATGCTTTGATATCGAAACGGGTGAGTGCAAGAGCGGTACCAACTCCATTCCGACATATACGGAAGTTTTTGGCGAAACTATCCTTAAAATAGCCAAAAATGACGACAGGATTGTTGCGGTGACTGCGGCCATGCCCGAAGGTACAGGGCTTGTCAAGTTTGCCGAGGCCTATCCGGATCGTTTTTTTGATGTCGGCATTGCTGAGCAACACGGCGTAACCTTTGCCGCCGGGTTGGCCAGCGAAGGCCTCAAGCCGGTTGTAGCCATTTATTCTACATTTCTGCAGCGAGCTTATGATCAGATTCTGCATGATGTTTGTATCGAGGCGCTGCCGGTGGTTTTTGCCGTCGATCGGGGCGGGATTGTTGGTGAAGACGGAGCGACCCACAACGGGGTGTTTGATTTATCTTACCTCAGATGTCTTCCCAATATGGTTGTTATGGCTCCCAAGGATGAAAATGAGCTCGTTAGAATGCTCTTTACTGCTTTAAACCATAACGGCCCTGTTGCCGTCCGATATCCCCGTGGCGTTGCCGAAGGTGTGAAGATGGAACCTCAAGAGGTTCCATTGCCGATCGGCAAGGCCGAAATTCTTACTAAAGGGGATGACGTTCTGATTCTGGCCATAGGTCGATCGGTTCGCGAAGCGCTTTCTGCACATTCAACGCTGTTGGAAGAAGGAATTTCCGCTACGGTGGTCAACTGTCGCTTTGTGAAACCCCTTGACGCCGATTTGATCGGAGCCCTTGCCCGCGATATACCACGAATTATAACAGTGGAAGAAAATGTACGACAGGGCGGGTTTGGAAGTGCGGTTCTGGAATGTTTGAGTGATCAAGCAATAACCGGCTTTCTTCTGGAATGTATCGGGATTCCGGATGTGTTTGTTGAACACGGTCCTCAAAACCTTCTCAGATCCAAATACGGCATAGACTCAACGGCGATTATCAACGCAGCCAAAAAACTCATGAAATAA
- a CDS encoding polyprenyl synthetase family protein — MNSFDLKAYFVCKRKQINDALVMILNSAENSSRILEAMKYSLMAGGKRIRPILCLAAAEAVGGKPENTIRAACAIEMIHTYSLIHDDLPAIDNDDLRRGLPTCHVAFDEATAILAGDGLLTLAFQILSRNDFKNEKHALKWLGVLHHIASAAGYEGMIEGQMRDIVSEGIQLDIEDLEKIHALKTGALIEASIYTGAVLGGGSHQQIERLRIYAKNIGLAFQVADDILDVEGDPAVMGKGVGTDQSRDKNTYPALIGIKESKAFARKLINNALQALDYFDNKSDPLRAIARYIIERKR, encoded by the coding sequence ATGAATAGCTTTGATCTGAAGGCATACTTTGTTTGCAAACGCAAACAGATCAACGATGCCCTGGTGATGATCCTTAATTCCGCTGAAAATTCGAGCAGGATTCTTGAGGCCATGAAATATTCGCTAATGGCGGGGGGCAAGCGCATACGGCCGATTTTATGCCTGGCTGCTGCCGAAGCTGTCGGCGGCAAGCCCGAGAATACCATTCGAGCCGCCTGCGCCATTGAAATGATCCATACCTATTCCTTAATCCATGACGATCTTCCGGCAATTGACAACGATGACTTGCGCAGAGGACTGCCGACATGTCATGTGGCCTTTGATGAAGCTACCGCAATTCTGGCAGGTGACGGCCTTTTAACCCTGGCCTTTCAGATTCTTTCAAGAAATGATTTCAAAAACGAAAAGCATGCTTTAAAATGGCTCGGGGTTTTACATCATATTGCCTCGGCGGCCGGATACGAAGGTATGATTGAAGGACAAATGAGGGATATTGTCTCGGAGGGCATTCAGCTTGATATTGAAGATCTTGAAAAAATACATGCATTAAAGACCGGCGCCCTGATTGAGGCCTCCATTTATACCGGTGCCGTTTTAGGGGGTGGAAGTCATCAACAGATTGAACGGTTGAGAATCTATGCAAAAAACATCGGACTTGCATTTCAGGTGGCCGACGACATTTTAGATGTAGAAGGTGACCCTGCTGTGATGGGCAAGGGTGTTGGCACCGATCAATCTCGCGACAAAAACACCTACCCTGCCCTGATAGGGATAAAAGAATCGAAAGCGTTTGCCCGCAAACTTATCAACAACGCCTTGCAGGCACTTGATTATTTTGATAACAAATCAGATCCGCTTCGCGCCATTGCACGCTATATTATAGAAAGGAAACGCTAA